The Aquila chrysaetos chrysaetos chromosome 6, bAquChr1.4, whole genome shotgun sequence genome window below encodes:
- the PPIH gene encoding peptidyl-prolyl cis-trans isomerase H, with product MAVLASNPNNPVVFFDVTIGGQEVGRMKIELFADVVPKTAENFRQFCTGEFRKDGVPIGYKGSTFHRVIKDFMIQGGDFVNGDGTGVASIYRGPFADENFKLKHSAPGLLSMANSGPSTNGCQFFITCSKCDWLDGKHVVFGKIVDGLLVMRKIENVPTGPNNKPKLPVVISQCGEM from the exons ATGGCGGTGCTGGCATCCAACCCCAACAACCCGGTGGTCTTTTTCGATGTTACTATCGGCGGGCAG GAGGTCGGCCGCATGAAGATTGAGCTGTTTGCCGACGTTGTACCCAAAACGGCAGAGAACTTCAG gcagTTTTGTACAGGTGAATTCAG gAAAGATGGTGTCCCTATAGGTTATAAAGGAAGCACTTTCCACAG GGTAATAAAGGATTTCATGATCCAAGGAGGTGACTTTGTAAAC GGAGACGGCACTGGAGTAGCCAGTATATATAGGGGTCcttttgcagatgaaaactTCAAGCTGAAACACTCTGCTCCTGGGCTGCTCTCTATG GCAAACAGTGGTCCAAGTACCAACGGCTGTCAGTTTTTCATTACGTGCTCCAAATGTGACTGGTTGGATGGAAAACACGTTGTGTTTG GTAAAATTGTTGATGGGCTGTTGGTCATGAGAAAAATTGAA AATGTGCCTACGGGTCCAAATAACAAACCCAAGCTGCCAGTTGTGATCTCTCAGTGTGGGGAAATGTAA